The Luteimonas sp. YGD11-2 genome has a window encoding:
- the tssI gene encoding type VI secretion system tip protein TssI/VgrG, which translates to MDMPALARDALAALSVPSQRARLIQLGASRPGVPVDGLVVERFHGSEAVCAPFRFEVDVLSTSAFVDSGQLLGETLSLHLRRADGGMRDWHGLCAEVAPLGGDGGLARYRLTLAPWTEWLRHRRDARIFQDMDVRGVVETMLGDVGRATWRFDVTRRLPVHAITTQYRETDWDFLTRLLAESGLAWRYEHTQRGVGAGADDSDPGHTLVIFDADAELPSPVRLRFHRADASEAEDSITALGERRELVPNRSVASSWHSERVEAVSSEAAAAHHDAIPTLEVYVQPRAGRFADPAHASEEATFRLDAARLRGWRLEGAGSARVLAAGQPISIAQHPRHGGATLVPLAVEHVGTNNLGSGITALLAQPELEHGSYRNRFVATPAEVPVAPLPADRPRVHGPQTARVVGLPDAAVTPSRDHQVRIQFAWQRGEHPNPGGLSAGSHAPGDHTSGTWVPVAEWLAGPNWGSHFLPRIGAEVLVEFLHGDIDQPRITGQLYNGDVAPPFAAGIDGGANHPGTLSGLHTRGHDGGGTQQWVIDDTPGQLRTRLHTTLADSRLELGYLIEHGDHHRGSLRGQGVELATAGWGNVHAAQGLLLSTTARPDGASTQMDMAEAVAQLKGAERTAEALHDTLRQQAVPGLDANERLVALREAVDPDVDGAYRGNVAGQPAMKPDGGGRQPGDEPVERFAGARLIAESPESIAFVTPKSAIAYAGGAMHITVQNDAHIVAGHTTSWVSGQHTALYAHAGPIRAIAANGPISLQAHTGELELLADQSVTLTATDDRIDVLAQQKIVLQAGQSRVVLEGGDITFECPGEFTVKASQHPFRGAETNPAIPDHMPHEIVVPPEMLAIRTQTQYGGESLGGKPYRLEIGGKTIEGILPSDGTVMVDVPKGVKNGKFIVYPFGKEHGPWSWDLDLKRQHQTSKHVGIQSRLKNLGFYTGALDGDFGPRSKAAWRRFQESRSRSTASGLQGTSLTTLGSGHDI; encoded by the coding sequence ATGGACATGCCTGCTCTGGCCCGTGACGCGCTTGCCGCGCTCTCGGTACCTTCGCAACGCGCCCGCCTGATCCAGCTGGGTGCGTCCCGGCCGGGCGTGCCGGTCGACGGCCTGGTTGTCGAGCGCTTCCATGGATCGGAAGCCGTATGCGCGCCATTCCGCTTCGAGGTCGACGTGCTGTCGACCTCGGCGTTCGTCGACTCCGGCCAACTGCTCGGGGAGACACTTTCGCTGCATCTGCGACGCGCCGACGGAGGCATGCGCGACTGGCATGGCCTGTGTGCGGAGGTCGCGCCGCTGGGCGGCGACGGTGGCCTGGCACGATACCGGCTGACCCTCGCACCGTGGACGGAGTGGCTGCGCCATCGCCGCGATGCGCGCATTTTCCAGGACATGGATGTACGCGGGGTGGTCGAGACCATGCTCGGTGACGTCGGGCGCGCAACGTGGCGCTTTGATGTCACCCGCAGGCTTCCGGTGCATGCGATCACGACGCAGTACCGTGAGACCGACTGGGATTTCCTCACCCGCCTGCTCGCGGAGTCCGGCCTCGCCTGGCGCTACGAACACACGCAGCGCGGCGTCGGGGCGGGCGCGGACGATAGTGACCCCGGGCATACGCTGGTGATCTTCGATGCCGATGCGGAGCTGCCGTCGCCGGTGCGGCTGCGCTTCCATCGTGCGGATGCGAGCGAAGCCGAGGATTCGATCACGGCGTTGGGCGAACGGCGCGAACTGGTGCCCAACCGCAGCGTGGCCAGCAGCTGGCACAGCGAGCGCGTGGAGGCGGTCAGCAGCGAGGCGGCCGCTGCCCATCACGATGCGATCCCCACGCTCGAAGTCTACGTGCAACCGCGTGCCGGTCGCTTCGCAGACCCTGCCCATGCCAGCGAGGAAGCGACATTCCGCCTCGACGCCGCGCGCCTGCGTGGCTGGCGACTGGAGGGGGCGGGCTCCGCGCGTGTGCTCGCGGCAGGCCAGCCCATCTCGATTGCCCAGCATCCCCGGCATGGAGGCGCCACGCTGGTGCCGCTGGCGGTCGAGCATGTCGGCACCAACAACCTCGGTTCGGGCATTACCGCGCTGCTCGCACAGCCCGAGCTCGAACACGGAAGCTACCGCAACCGTTTCGTTGCCACCCCGGCAGAGGTGCCCGTGGCACCGCTCCCGGCGGACCGGCCACGTGTCCATGGTCCGCAGACCGCGCGCGTTGTCGGTCTTCCCGATGCGGCGGTGACTCCGAGCCGCGACCACCAGGTGCGCATCCAGTTCGCCTGGCAACGCGGCGAACACCCGAACCCCGGTGGCCTGTCTGCAGGGTCGCACGCGCCCGGTGACCACACCTCGGGGACGTGGGTTCCGGTCGCGGAATGGCTGGCCGGCCCGAACTGGGGCAGCCACTTCCTGCCACGCATCGGCGCGGAAGTGCTGGTCGAGTTCCTGCATGGCGACATCGACCAGCCGCGCATCACCGGCCAGCTCTACAACGGCGATGTCGCACCACCGTTTGCAGCCGGCATCGATGGCGGGGCCAACCATCCGGGCACACTGAGCGGCCTGCATACGCGGGGTCACGACGGCGGCGGGACCCAGCAGTGGGTGATCGATGACACGCCCGGGCAACTGCGCACCCGCCTGCACACCACGCTGGCCGACAGCCGGCTGGAACTCGGCTACCTGATCGAGCACGGCGACCACCATCGCGGCAGTCTGCGCGGACAAGGTGTGGAACTTGCCACGGCGGGCTGGGGCAACGTGCACGCAGCGCAAGGCCTGCTGCTGTCGACGACTGCACGCCCGGATGGCGCATCCACGCAGATGGACATGGCAGAAGCGGTGGCGCAACTCAAGGGCGCCGAACGCACCGCCGAAGCGCTGCATGACACGCTCCGTCAGCAGGCCGTGCCAGGCCTCGATGCCAACGAACGACTCGTCGCGCTGCGCGAGGCAGTGGATCCCGATGTCGATGGCGCCTATCGAGGCAACGTGGCCGGGCAGCCCGCGATGAAGCCCGACGGCGGCGGTCGCCAACCCGGAGACGAGCCGGTCGAGCGGTTCGCCGGCGCAAGGCTCATCGCCGAGTCGCCGGAATCGATCGCCTTCGTGACGCCGAAAAGCGCCATCGCGTACGCCGGCGGCGCAATGCACATCACCGTGCAGAACGACGCGCACATTGTCGCGGGCCACACCACATCGTGGGTCAGCGGCCAGCACACCGCGCTCTACGCACACGCAGGCCCGATCCGGGCGATCGCCGCCAACGGCCCGATCAGCCTGCAGGCGCACACCGGCGAACTCGAACTGCTGGCCGACCAGTCCGTCACCCTCACCGCAACCGACGACCGCATTGACGTCCTCGCGCAGCAGAAGATCGTGCTGCAGGCCGGACAGTCGCGCGTGGTGCTCGAAGGCGGCGACATCACGTTCGAATGCCCCGGCGAATTCACGGTGAAGGCGAGCCAGCATCCGTTCCGCGGGGCTGAAACGAACCCTGCCATCCCTGATCACATGCCACACGAAATCGTCGTACCGCCTGAGATGTTGGCGATTCGGACCCAAACCCAGTACGGCGGTGAATCGCTCGGAGGCAAACCCTATCGGCTTGAGATTGGGGGAAAAACGATTGAAGGGATATTACCGTCCGATGGGACGGTCATGGTGGATGTCCCCAAGGGCGTGAAGAACGGCAAATTCATCGTGTACCCATTCGGCAAAGAACATGGCCCCTGGAGTTGGGATCTGGATCTGAAGCGGCAGCACCAGACCTCAAAGCACGTCGGCATCCAGTCCAGACTGAAGAATTTGGGCTTCTATACCGGCGCGCTAGACGGTGACTTTGGCCCTAGAAGCAAGGCTGCCTGGCGCCGATTCCAAGAAAGTAGGAGCCGTTCAACAGCATCGGGATTGCAAGGGACGTCATTGACCACGCTTGGCTCTGGTCACGACATCTGA
- a CDS encoding peptidoglycan-binding protein → MGAGGATVAVPGHVQQLQRDLRELGFAVISSPDGDFGRYTQWAVREFQIYSRMERVAALDVARLHELTGDPNAGEGASEVAVLGTVPGETPPVSYYVSTLRQVENASPYTGPISGVVNADTRNAIRHWLDNSYRCPVVVEAWNVNRGARTTTFSNGVNIWRHNEMTSGAPRIFYRDFSNYYTYPDTREEGDYHVLGTYSAFGNWGGPASLVPGHTWREEAEMLPQHLINDATTTTALALLPDNATASTYRVVRATAEQECMGAFDSVNAYDDAIVSLGPCHWTLGVLPDGGYDNGELPGFLAYVMHRNLEDYRQAYGNFGLYPSEPWVGQNSGPLWLRGQLKYAGWARVHVEGTEPNRAHDNLAQLQEFDRSADEAAYFKNWHWFFRWVMAGRTVETVRTSMWDMVRMRIRDIRSSNVNINSGGVTINTTMGEIFTSERANAVILRWHIFRPAHVTGARIRTSIANAISGSPRIEWNLAPAQWTDDHETALLTQLLVDANQVNTTQTALSQWPNYAGRNGRAYILGNELGNLRTERNSFNLDTLGI, encoded by the coding sequence ATGGGTGCAGGCGGCGCGACCGTCGCAGTTCCAGGACATGTCCAGCAACTCCAACGAGATCTGCGCGAGCTGGGCTTTGCCGTCATTTCGTCGCCGGACGGTGACTTCGGTCGCTATACTCAATGGGCCGTGCGCGAGTTCCAGATCTACTCACGTATGGAACGCGTCGCCGCACTCGACGTGGCTCGGCTGCACGAGCTGACTGGCGATCCTAATGCCGGAGAGGGCGCCTCCGAAGTCGCTGTACTGGGCACTGTCCCAGGAGAGACCCCACCTGTGTCATATTATGTCAGCACCTTGAGACAGGTCGAAAATGCGTCTCCCTATACCGGCCCGATCAGCGGTGTCGTCAATGCGGATACGCGTAATGCAATCCGCCACTGGCTCGATAACAGCTATCGGTGCCCAGTAGTCGTTGAGGCTTGGAACGTCAATCGTGGAGCGCGCACCACGACCTTCAGTAATGGCGTCAACATCTGGCGCCACAACGAAATGACGAGCGGCGCCCCCAGGATCTTCTACCGCGATTTCAGTAATTATTACACCTACCCCGACACCCGAGAAGAGGGCGATTATCACGTCCTCGGAACTTATTCTGCGTTTGGAAATTGGGGTGGCCCTGCAAGCCTGGTACCAGGGCACACATGGCGAGAGGAGGCAGAAATGCTTCCACAGCATCTAATTAACGATGCCACCACAACAACCGCCCTCGCACTGCTGCCTGATAACGCCACTGCCTCAACCTACCGTGTAGTGCGCGCAACAGCTGAACAGGAATGCATGGGCGCATTCGATTCAGTCAATGCCTACGATGACGCTATCGTCTCTCTAGGCCCTTGCCACTGGACACTTGGTGTACTCCCCGATGGCGGTTATGACAATGGAGAGCTTCCAGGGTTCCTTGCCTACGTGATGCATCGAAACTTGGAAGATTACCGACAAGCATACGGAAATTTCGGGCTATATCCTTCAGAGCCATGGGTCGGACAGAACTCGGGACCTCTTTGGCTTAGAGGTCAGTTAAAGTATGCGGGCTGGGCCCGTGTGCATGTAGAAGGCACCGAGCCCAACCGGGCCCATGATAATCTTGCACAGCTTCAGGAGTTTGATCGTTCTGCAGACGAGGCCGCTTACTTCAAAAACTGGCACTGGTTCTTTCGATGGGTCATGGCCGGACGGACGGTTGAAACCGTACGCACTTCTATGTGGGACATGGTCCGCATGCGAATCCGAGACATCCGCTCGTCTAACGTCAACATCAACTCGGGCGGCGTCACCATCAATACTACGATGGGCGAAATTTTTACTTCGGAACGCGCCAACGCCGTCATCTTAAGGTGGCATATCTTTCGTCCCGCACATGTCACCGGCGCTCGCATTCGTACCAGTATCGCCAATGCCATTTCCGGCTCACCACGTATCGAGTGGAATCTCGCCCCAGCACAGTGGACAGATGACCACGAAACAGCGTTGTTGACCCAACTTCTTGTCGATGCCAATCAAGTCAACACTACTCAAACCGCGCTTTCACAATGGCCGAATTATGCTGGTCGGAACGGCAGGGCCTACATTCTCGGCAACGAACTTGGCAACCTACGAACAGAGCGAAACTCGTTCAACCTCGACACGCTTGGGATCTGA
- a CDS encoding IS3 family transposase (programmed frameshift), whose protein sequence is MRKSRFTTEQIIGFIKQAEAGMAVSELGRQHGFSPASFYAWRAKYGGMEAEDAKRLKELESENNRLKRLLAEAHLDIEALKVGFGGKTLAPQCKREAVRRMLEATTVSERRACRLAGLSRDAFRHPPEQAPATQALLARIIELAQVRRRFGYRRLHDLLRPEYPAVNHKKVYRLYRDANLAVRRRKKVRRPPSQRQPLSSATAPNAVWSMDFVSDALANGRRLKCLTVADDFTHECVDITVDHGISGAYVVRVLDQAARFRGYPRAVRTDNGPEFTSRAFIAWTQQHGIQHLLIEPGRPMQNGYIESFNGKFRDECLNEHWFTSLVQSRGVIAEWRRDYNQVRPHSSCGRIPPAQFAANHRTQTNPAAVPFNPGLSQ, encoded by the exons ATGCGCAAGAGTCGCTTCACCACGGAACAGATCATCGGCTTCATCAAGCAGGCCGAGGCCGGCATGGCGGTATCGGAGCTGGGCCGGCAGCACGGCTTCAGTCCGGCTAGCTTCTACGCCTGGCGGGCCAAGTACGGCGGCATGGAGGCCGAAGACGCCAAGCGCCTGAAGGAGCTGGAGTCGGAGAACAACCGCTTGAAGCGGCTGCTGGCTGAAGCGCACCTGGACATTGAAGCGCTCAAGGTTGGCTTCGGGG GTAAAACGCTAGCCCCGCAATGCAAGCGCGAGGCGGTCCGTCGCATGCTCGAAGCCACCACGGTGAGCGAGCGTCGGGCGTGCCGCCTTGCGGGGCTGTCCCGCGATGCCTTCCGCCATCCGCCCGAACAGGCGCCTGCGACCCAGGCACTGTTGGCGCGCATCATCGAACTGGCGCAGGTGCGCCGTAGGTTTGGCTATCGCCGCCTGCACGACCTGCTGCGTCCGGAGTACCCGGCTGTGAACCACAAGAAGGTCTACCGCCTGTATCGCGATGCGAACCTGGCCGTGCGTCGCCGCAAGAAGGTCCGCAGGCCACCCAGCCAGCGCCAGCCGCTGTCGTCTGCAACGGCGCCCAATGCGGTATGGAGCATGGATTTCGTCAGCGACGCGCTGGCCAACGGGCGCCGCCTGAAGTGCCTGACGGTCGCCGACGACTTTACCCACGAGTGCGTCGACATCACCGTCGACCATGGCATCAGCGGCGCCTACGTCGTGCGCGTGCTGGATCAGGCTGCGCGGTTCCGCGGCTACCCGCGGGCGGTGCGCACGGACAACGGTCCGGAGTTCACCAGCCGGGCCTTCATCGCATGGACGCAGCAGCATGGCATCCAACACCTGCTGATCGAGCCCGGCCGGCCCATGCAGAACGGCTACATCGAAAGCTTCAACGGCAAGTTCCGGGACGAGTGCCTCAACGAGCACTGGTTCACGTCGCTGGTCCAATCCCGCGGCGTCATCGCCGAGTGGCGCCGCGACTACAACCAAGTGCGACCGCACAGCAGCTGCGGACGCATCCCGCCGGCCCAGTTTGCTGCCAACCACCGAACCCAAACCAATCCCGCCGCAGTACCCTTCAACCCCGGGCTCTCCCAGTAA
- a CDS encoding PspC domain-containing protein, translating into MNPSANRPTLSRSINDRVLAGVLGGIARRMGWNPTAVRLGYIVLSVLSAAFPGIIVYLVLWLVMPEGD; encoded by the coding sequence ATGAACCCATCAGCCAACAGGCCGACGCTGTCGCGTTCGATCAACGACCGTGTGCTTGCCGGAGTCCTGGGCGGCATCGCGCGCAGGATGGGCTGGAACCCGACCGCGGTGCGGCTGGGTTACATCGTGTTGTCCGTCCTTTCCGCGGCGTTCCCCGGCATCATCGTGTATCTCGTGCTCTGGCTGGTCATGCCGGAGGGCGACTGA
- a CDS encoding class III poly(R)-hydroxyalkanoic acid synthase subunit PhaC, whose product MTGPLDIGLNTLMQEAMTFQQKLASGARTLHELGDTGFGVTPREEVWRDGKVVLYRFRGEQAPTSRVPLLICYALVNRPYMVDLQADRSMVRNLLALGQDVYIIDWGYPDRSDRFLTLEDYIERFLGGAIDHLRDSHGLDAVNLLGVCQGGTFSLCYAALHPDRVRNLVTMVTPVDFHTDDNMLSNWTREMDVDLFVDTLGNVPADMMNLCYLTLKPWRLFVQKYVGLVDILDDRKAVEDFLRMEKWIFDSPDQAGEAFRQFVKQFYQGNGFVNGGVTIGDQEVHLGLVEMPVLNIYAEQDHLVPPSASRPMRGLVGTDDYSELSFRGGHIGIYVSGRAQKEVPTAINEWLTARSR is encoded by the coding sequence ATGACCGGCCCACTCGACATCGGCCTGAACACCCTGATGCAGGAGGCGATGACCTTCCAGCAGAAGCTCGCCTCCGGCGCGCGCACCCTGCACGAGCTGGGCGACACCGGTTTCGGCGTCACCCCGCGCGAAGAGGTCTGGCGCGATGGCAAGGTCGTGCTGTACCGCTTCCGCGGCGAACAGGCGCCGACATCGAGGGTGCCGCTGCTGATCTGCTACGCACTGGTCAATCGCCCCTACATGGTGGACCTGCAGGCGGACCGCTCGATGGTGCGCAACCTGCTGGCGCTGGGACAGGACGTCTACATCATCGACTGGGGCTATCCGGACCGGTCCGACCGGTTCCTCACGCTCGAGGACTACATCGAGCGCTTCCTCGGCGGCGCGATCGACCATCTGCGCGACAGCCATGGCCTCGATGCGGTGAACCTGCTGGGCGTGTGCCAGGGTGGCACCTTCTCGCTGTGCTATGCCGCGCTGCATCCCGACCGCGTGCGCAACCTCGTCACCATGGTCACCCCGGTGGATTTCCATACCGACGACAACATGCTGTCGAACTGGACGCGCGAGATGGATGTCGACCTGTTCGTGGACACGCTCGGCAACGTGCCGGCCGACATGATGAACCTCTGCTACCTCACGCTGAAGCCGTGGCGGCTGTTCGTGCAGAAGTATGTCGGGCTGGTGGACATCCTCGACGACCGCAAGGCGGTGGAGGACTTCCTGCGCATGGAGAAGTGGATCTTCGATTCGCCCGACCAGGCCGGCGAAGCATTCCGCCAGTTCGTGAAGCAGTTCTACCAGGGCAACGGCTTCGTCAACGGCGGCGTCACCATCGGTGACCAGGAAGTGCACCTGGGGCTGGTGGAGATGCCGGTGCTCAACATCTACGCAGAGCAGGACCATCTGGTGCCGCCTTCGGCATCGCGGCCGATGCGCGGGCTGGTCGGCACCGACGACTATTCCGAACTGTCGTTCCGCGGCGGCCATATCGGTATCTATGTCTCCGGTCGCGCGCAGAAGGAAGTGCCGACCGCGATCAACGAGTGGCTCACGGCCCGCTCGCGTTAG
- the phaE gene encoding class III poly(R)-hydroxyalkanoic acid synthase subunit PhaE, translating into MSHDASQQAFAAAAAEFDTLARRFWGAWSEALQPATGQGGSGSVQSGFWPGAGMPGFGSSVGAPGFAATGAADPMGWWANLAQASAAQHAASRFDGLARQWYAQMQQLAAQFAGRDSSAGEVVDAWRKMLANSGGNPFAQMLASAQQQAGSLGPQAWLAQVAPWLQRMQGGAGDWLQTPTFGFAREHQERWQALAQAQIELQQKMEAYNALMARVTQDGLAIFERKLADREAPGLQIDSPRALFDLWIDAAEEAYAPVALGEEFRHVYAALVDAQMRVRQGVQREVEQVCALFDMPTRTELDGAHRKVVELERQVRRLRDAVAALAGGHGGQPGASTPGKAGNAVARNPSRGRSGEPAPASRRPGRKQVGKTSRAATPVPTRGEAQAAAGPAAGGGLPRGSKVAAGGAGAKGNRPAGTRVTRTTGARSKPAVRKAAATRRPKREVAVAPARQGQRTLFSATHAMPAAPKPLKKGKR; encoded by the coding sequence ATGTCCCACGATGCATCCCAGCAGGCTTTCGCCGCCGCCGCGGCCGAATTCGACACCCTCGCACGCCGCTTCTGGGGTGCCTGGAGCGAGGCCCTGCAGCCCGCGACGGGGCAGGGTGGTAGCGGCTCCGTCCAGTCCGGATTCTGGCCTGGCGCTGGTATGCCGGGCTTCGGTTCGAGTGTCGGCGCCCCGGGTTTCGCGGCCACCGGTGCCGCGGATCCCATGGGCTGGTGGGCAAACCTGGCGCAGGCCTCGGCTGCACAGCACGCGGCATCGCGGTTCGATGGGCTCGCGAGGCAGTGGTATGCGCAGATGCAGCAGCTGGCCGCGCAGTTCGCCGGGCGCGACAGCAGCGCCGGCGAGGTCGTGGACGCCTGGAGGAAGATGCTCGCCAACAGCGGCGGCAACCCGTTCGCCCAGATGCTCGCAAGCGCGCAGCAACAGGCAGGCTCACTGGGACCGCAGGCATGGCTGGCCCAGGTGGCACCCTGGCTGCAGCGGATGCAGGGCGGCGCCGGCGACTGGCTGCAGACCCCGACGTTCGGCTTCGCACGGGAACACCAGGAGCGCTGGCAGGCGCTGGCACAGGCGCAGATCGAACTGCAGCAGAAAATGGAGGCGTACAACGCGCTGATGGCGCGGGTGACGCAGGACGGGCTCGCGATCTTCGAGCGCAAGCTGGCCGACCGCGAGGCACCGGGCCTGCAGATCGATTCCCCGCGCGCGCTGTTCGACCTCTGGATCGACGCAGCCGAGGAGGCCTATGCACCGGTGGCACTCGGCGAGGAATTTCGCCACGTCTATGCCGCGCTGGTGGACGCGCAGATGCGCGTGCGCCAGGGCGTCCAGCGCGAGGTGGAACAGGTGTGCGCGCTGTTCGACATGCCGACCCGTACCGAGCTCGACGGCGCGCACCGCAAGGTCGTGGAGCTGGAGCGGCAGGTCCGCCGGCTGCGGGATGCCGTGGCGGCGCTGGCCGGTGGACACGGTGGGCAACCCGGTGCGTCGACCCCCGGCAAGGCCGGCAACGCCGTCGCGCGCAACCCGTCTCGTGGCAGATCCGGCGAGCCCGCGCCTGCGTCGCGTCGCCCTGGCCGCAAGCAGGTGGGCAAGACGAGCCGCGCAGCGACGCCGGTCCCCACGCGGGGCGAGGCGCAGGCCGCCGCAGGGCCTGCCGCCGGAGGTGGGTTGCCGCGCGGTTCGAAGGTCGCGGCGGGCGGCGCGGGGGCGAAGGGCAACAGGCCTGCCGGAACCCGGGTTACCAGGACGACAGGCGCACGCAGCAAGCCGGCCGTCCGCAAGGCCGCTGCCACCAGACGCCCGAAACGCGAGGTCGCAGTGGCCCCTGCGCGACAGGGGCAACGCACGCTGTTCTCCGCGACGCATGCCATGCCCGCTGCACCGAAGCCACTGAAGAAGGGGAAGCGCTGA
- the pssA gene encoding CDP-diacylglycerol--serine O-phosphatidyltransferase, with translation MPRSRHFSMLREFHLADWFTLANAFCGTGAIFAAMRFLQDGVVRDLMIGMALIPLAFVFDALDGRVARWRKVASTLGRELDSLADVISFGVAPAALAYACGLQGGWDWVVLSYFVACGVSRLARYNVTAEQLAGDEGKVRYFEGTPIPTSLALVVVLAVAASQGRIGDAIWFGQWQLGPWQLHPLVLMFALSGTLMISKTLRIPKP, from the coding sequence ATGCCCCGATCCCGCCATTTCTCGATGCTGCGCGAGTTCCATCTCGCCGACTGGTTCACCCTCGCCAACGCCTTCTGCGGCACCGGCGCGATCTTCGCCGCAATGCGTTTCCTGCAGGACGGCGTGGTGCGCGACCTCATGATCGGCATGGCGCTGATCCCGCTGGCGTTCGTGTTCGACGCACTCGACGGGCGGGTGGCCCGCTGGCGCAAGGTCGCCTCCACATTGGGCCGCGAGCTCGATTCGCTGGCCGACGTCATCTCCTTCGGCGTGGCGCCCGCGGCGCTCGCCTACGCCTGTGGCCTGCAGGGCGGCTGGGACTGGGTGGTACTGAGCTATTTCGTCGCCTGCGGCGTCAGCCGGCTGGCGCGCTACAACGTCACCGCCGAGCAGCTTGCCGGTGACGAGGGCAAGGTGCGGTACTTCGAGGGCACGCCGATCCCCACCAGCCTCGCGCTGGTGGTCGTGCTGGCGGTGGCCGCGTCGCAGGGGCGCATCGGCGATGCGATCTGGTTCGGGCAGTGGCAGCTCGGGCCGTGGCAGTTGCATCCGCTGGTGCTGATGTTCGCGCTGTCGGGCACGCTGATGATCAGCAAGACGCTGCGTATCCCCAAGCCCTGA